TCCAGAACGCTTTCCGCTTGTCAGTAAGGCGAGTATCGTAAAATAACAACAAGGCGACAAAATCCAATTGTCGCCTTGTTGATTGGTGCTTCGTCTACTTCGTGAACTTGGCGACGTTGGTCTTCGTGACGACCTCGACGCCCGTGTCCACCAGGGGAGAGAGCTTGGCGCCCTTGGTGGCCGCGTCGTAGAGCATCTGGAGGCTCAATTCGCCCATCTTGTCGGGCCGCTGGGCGATCAGGGCGTTGACCGTCCCGTCGTTGAGGAGCTTCACCAGGGCCGGCGTGACGTCCATGCCCACGAGCACGACCTGGCCGTTCTTTTTGGCCGACTTGAGCGCCTGGGCCACGCCGGGGCCGCCGATGGCGGTGTCGGCGAAGAACGCGACCACGTTGGGATGCGAGCGCAGCGTGTCCTCGGCCACCGAGACGGCGCGCGCCTTGTCGCCCAGATCGCTCTGCTCCTTGAGGACCGTCAGGCCGCTGCCTTCTAGCGCCTTCTTGAAGCCCTCCACGCGCTGGCGCAGGTTCTGGGCGCCGATCGGGCCGGTCATGATGGCGACCTCGCCCTTCTTGGCGCCCAGCAGCTTCTTGAGGGTCTCGCCGGCCGCCTTGCCGGCCGCCACGTTGTCGGTACCGATGTAGGAAAGTCGATCCTTGGCGTCGGTGTCTGAGTCGATCGTGACGACCTTGATGCCGGCGTCCAGGGCCTTCTTCACGGTCTTGCCCAGGGCCTTGGACTCGACCGGGGACAGGGCGATGCCGTCAACCTTCTTCTGGATGAGGTTCTCGATGATGCTGATCTGGCCCTGGGTGTCGCGTTCGGACCGGGGGCCCTGGTAGACGAACTGCACGTCCTTCATGGTCCTGGCCTTGGCCTCGGCCGCCGAGCGCACCTGCACCCAGTACTCGCCGCCCTGCGCCTTGCCCACGATGGCGAGTTGCACGGTCTTGGCCAGGGCCTGCGCGGGCAGCATCACGGCTGCCAGGCTCAAGGCCAACCCCAGTCTAAGCGTCTTGGACATCGAAAAACTCCTATCTGCCTTGCCTCAGTTGGTCGATCCACACTGCGAGGATGACGACCCCGCCGATGACCAGTTGCTGCCAAGCGGTCGAGACGTTGAGGAACACCAAGCCGCTCCGCAGGACCCCCATGATAGCGATTCCCAGGAGCGTGCCCACGATCGTCCCGCGACCGCCCATCAAGCTGGCCCCGCCGATGACCACGGCGGCGATGGCGTCGAGTTCGTAGCCGAGGGCCGCGTTGGGCTCGGCGCTAGACACCCGGCCGATGGATATGGCGCCCGCCACGCCGCAGAGCAGGCCCATGATCACGTAGATCCAGGTCTTGTACGCGTCGGCGTTGACCCCGGAGAGCCGCACGGCCTCCTCGTTGGAGCCCAGGGCATAGGCGTAGCGGCCCAGGCGCGTGCGGGACAGGATCACGGCCATGATGGCCGCCAGCGCCAGCAGGATGATGGCCGGGATGGGCACCGGGCCGAGCGAGCCGTTGCCCACGACGAATACGCTCTCGGGAAGGGCATTCACCGGCTGCTCCTCGGTCATGACGAGCGAGGCGCCGCGGGCGATGCTCATCATGCCCAGGGTGATGATGAAGGGCGTGATGCCCAGGCGCGTGATCAGGACGCCGTTGACCCAGCCGAGGGCACCGCCGGCCAGGACGCCGGCCACCAGGGCCAGCCAGGGCATGCCGGCCAGCAGGCCGGGCTGTTCGAAGGGCGGATCATTTGTGTGCATCAAGAGGGCCGCGACGCACGCCGAGAACGCCACGAGCGACCCCACCGACAGGTCGATGCCGCTGGTCACGATCACCAGGGTCATGCCGATGGCGATGATGCCCACGATCGAGACCTGGTTGGCGATGGACAGGAAGTTGGACACCGAGAAGAAGCCGGGCGCCAGAATGCTGAACACGGCGATCAGCACGATGAGCGCCGCTCCCGACAGAAAGCGATCCAGGAAGATCGTCAGCCATTGCGGCCGCCGGGGCGTGAGCTCGCCGGTGATGGCGCGTGCCGCGGAACTCATCAGAAACTCCCTCGCTTCTCCGATGCTGACTCGCGAGCTGTCGAAAGCCGGTGGGTCGTGCCGGCACGGAGCTCAGCGACGTCGCGAGACCGAAACTGACAGCCGGCACTCATTCGGGCCTCCTGCCGGAGGCGGCCAGTGGATGCTGCATCTCTTTCCTCAACCGGGGGTCGCCAGCGCCAGAATCTTCTCCTGGGTGGCCTGATCGCGGCGCAACTCGCCCTTGAGGGCGCCGTCGGCCATCACCAGGATGCGGTCGGACATCCCGAGGACCTCGGGCAGGTCGCTCGAGACCATGAGGATGGCCTTGCCCTGCTCGGCCAGGGTCGCCATCAGCTTGTACACTTCCGACCGGGCGCCCACGTCGATGCCCCGCGTGGGCTCGTCGAACATGATCACGCGGGCGTCGCGACACAGCCACTTGGCCAGGACCACCTTCTGCTGGTTGCCGCCCGACAGGTTGCGGCACAGTTGGTCGATGCTCGGCGTGCGGATGGCCAGGTCCTTCGAGAGCTCCTGCGCCCGCGCCGCTTCCCGGTCGCGCGCGATGAAGCCGAAGCGCACGAAGCGCTCGAGCGACGCGGCCGACACGTTCTTGCGGATGGACATGGGCAGCGCCAGGCCCTGCCCCTTGCGATCCTCCGGCAAGAGGCCGATGCCGGCCTTCACCGCCGCGCGGGGCGAACGGATGCGCACGGGCTTGCCGTCAACCAGGACGCGGCCGGCCGTGGCCCGATCCGCGCCGAAGATCAGCCGCAGCACCTCGGTCCGGCCCGCGC
This DNA window, taken from Candidatus Tanganyikabacteria bacterium, encodes the following:
- a CDS encoding sugar-binding protein, with translation MSKTLRLGLALSLAAVMLPAQALAKTVQLAIVGKAQGGEYWVQVRSAAEAKARTMKDVQFVYQGPRSERDTQGQISIIENLIQKKVDGIALSPVESKALGKTVKKALDAGIKVVTIDSDTDAKDRLSYIGTDNVAAGKAAGETLKKLLGAKKGEVAIMTGPIGAQNLRQRVEGFKKALEGSGLTVLKEQSDLGDKARAVSVAEDTLRSHPNVVAFFADTAIGGPGVAQALKSAKKNGQVVLVGMDVTPALVKLLNDGTVNALIAQRPDKMGELSLQMLYDAATKGAKLSPLVDTGVEVVTKTNVAKFTK
- a CDS encoding ABC transporter permease, with the protein product MSSAARAITGELTPRRPQWLTIFLDRFLSGAALIVLIAVFSILAPGFFSVSNFLSIANQVSIVGIIAIGMTLVIVTSGIDLSVGSLVAFSACVAALLMHTNDPPFEQPGLLAGMPWLALVAGVLAGGALGWVNGVLITRLGITPFIITLGMMSIARGASLVMTEEQPVNALPESVFVVGNGSLGPVPIPAIILLALAAIMAVILSRTRLGRYAYALGSNEEAVRLSGVNADAYKTWIYVIMGLLCGVAGAISIGRVSSAEPNAALGYELDAIAAVVIGGASLMGGRGTIVGTLLGIAIMGVLRSGLVFLNVSTAWQQLVIGGVVILAVWIDQLRQGR